The Sesamum indicum cultivar Zhongzhi No. 13 linkage group LG6, S_indicum_v1.0, whole genome shotgun sequence genome has a segment encoding these proteins:
- the LOC105165518 gene encoding polyphenol oxidase I, chloroplastic-like, which yields MAAQTMACLPYSCTVLTTNSRPSSKPFSPKPSQLLTDSRRSHRFQVSCNGGINQNPSADGTVDRRNLLLGLGGLYGAANLVSDSQAYAAPIEPPEFKNCGVARDVQTNDILDVNCCPPVTDKIIDYKLPPVTNWRIRPAAHRVSKEYLAKFEEAIRRMKALDKDDPTDPRGFMQQANIHCAYCNGAHDQVGFKDLDLQVHNSWLFFPFHRWYLYFYERILGKLIDDPTFCLPFWNWDNPKGMQMPRIFDKTGSPLYNVNRDKTHRPPALIDLSLSNISDDLQVVVNNLTVMYSEMIRSVNSTLDFMGKPYRKGDNPSPGMGSSERGSHVAAHVWVGDPNNRYREDMGNFYSAGRDILFYSHHANVDRMWSIWRTLKTDVPKDITDPDYLNAAFLFYDENKQLVRVRVADCIDHKKMGYDFEKVDIPWLNYRPPKKAAKTKIQNISSGAQKAEGLFPLNLKKITRVLVPKSAKGKADEVLVLENIETDATQYIKFDVFVNDEDDNAKELDKAEYAGTFAQVPHKTKSKKDISNINLRLTELYEDIDIDDDDTIVVTLVPRSNGDDVTIGGIKIIPSPPKSA from the coding sequence ATGGCAGcacaaaccatggcttgccTTCCATATTCATGCACGGTGCTCACCACCAATTCCCGCCCCTCTTCTAAGCCTTTCTCCCCTAAGCCATCCCAGCTTCTGACTGATTCTAGGCGCAGCCACCGCTTTCAGGTCTCGTGCAATGGTGGCATAAACCAAAATCCCTCAGCTGATGGAACGGTTGATCGTAGAAACCTGCTTCTTGGCTTGGGAGGTCTATATGGCGCAGCCAACCTCGTTTCGGATTCCCAAGCTTATGCGGCTCCTATAGAGCCTCCCGAGTTCAAGAACTGCGGTGTGGCCCGTGATGTACAAACCAACGATATTCTTGACGTCAATTGTTGCCCACCAGTCACTGACAAGATCATAGATTATAAGCTTCCGCCGGTTACCAATTGGAGGATTAGGCCAGCTGCTCACAGAGTGTCCAAAGAATACTTAGCCAAGTTCGAGGAAGCTATTAGGCGCATGAAGGCGCTCGACAAGGATGATCCCACGGATCCTCGTGGTTTCATGCAGCAAGCCAACATCCATTGTGCTTACTGCAATGGCGCCCACGATCAAGTTGGATTCAAGGATCTTGACCTGCAGGTCCACAATTCTTGGCTCTTCTTTCCCTTCCACAGATGGTACCTGTATTTCTACGAGAGAATTCTTGGGAAATTGATAGATGACCCAACTTTTTGTTTGCCATTTTGGAACTGGGACAACCCAAAGGGGATGCAAATGCCTAGGATCTTTGATAAAACGGGGTCACCGCTCTACAACGTAAACCGCGATAAGACCCATCGACCTCCGGCTCTAATCGATCTTAGCTTATCCAATATTAGCGACGATCTACAGGTGGTGGTGAACAACCTAACTGTCATGTACAGTGAAATGATTCGCAGTGTCAACTCCACTCTGGACTTCATGGGGAAGCCATACAGAAAGGGTGACAATCCAAGCCCCGGCATGGGGTCATCAGAGCGTGGCTCTCACGTTGCGGCCCATGTGTGGGTTGGAGACCCCAACAACAGATACCGTGAAGACATGGGAAATTTCTATTCTGCCGGAAGGGACATATTGTTCTATAGCCACCACGCCAATGTCGACAGGATGTGGTCGATTTGGCGAACTCTGAAAACCGACGTGCCAAAGGACATTACTGATCCAGATTACTTGAACGCTGCATTTTTGTTCTACGATGAAAATAAGCAGCTCGTACGTGTAAGAGTTGCCGATTGCATAGACCATAAGAAAATGGGATACGACTTCGAAAAGGTGGATATTCCATGGTTGAACTACAGGCCACCGAAGAAGGCGGCCAAAACCAAAATTCAGAACATCTCGTCAGGTGCTCAGAAGGCAGAAGGTCTGTTCCCTctcaatctgaaaaagatcaccAGGGTTTTGGTTCCCAAGTCCGCCAAGGGCAAAGCCGACGAGGTGCTGGTGTTGGAAAATATAGAAACAGACGCAACGCAATACATAAAGTTCGACGTGTTCGTGAACGACGAAGATGACAATGCCAAGGAGCTGGACAAGGCCGAGTACGCAGGAACCTTCGCCCAGGTACCGCACAAGACTAAGAGTAAGAAGGACATATCCAACATCAACCTGAGATTGACCGAGCTGTATGAAGACATCGATATCGATGATGATGATACCATAGTGGTGACCCTCGTTCCAAGATCCAATGGTGATGACGTGACCATTGGTGGCATCAAGATCATTCCATCACCTCCCAAATCAGCGTGA
- the LOC105165833 gene encoding polyphenol oxidase I, chloroplastic: protein MASLQSLCTVVAPNPGHRTATSSKPFSAKPSHFLTHASRRHRFQVSCKGVANQEPTADGKVDRRNMLLGLSGLYGAANLVSDPQAYAAPIEAPEFKACGEARDVATGDLLDVNCCPLPSDKIIDYKLPPVNKMRIRPAAHKVTKEYLAKFEEAIRRMKALDKDDPTDPRGFMQQANIHCAYCNGAHDQVGYKNLDIQVHNSWLFFPFHRWYLYFYERILGKLIDDPTFVLPFWNWDNPKGMQMPKIFDNTGSPLYNANRNQANRPPAIIDLGFSGASDDLQKVVNNLTVMYSEMIRSVNSTIDFMGQPYRAGNSPSPGMGSSERGSHVAAHVWVGNPKNKYREDMGNFYSAGRDTLFYCHHANVDRMWSIWRTLKTDVPKDITDPDFLNAAFLFYDENKQLVRVKVADCLDHRRMGYDFERVDIPWLNYKPPRKAAKAKVETISQGAQKPEDLFPLNLKKITRVLVPKSAKGKADEVLVLENIETDTTKFIKFDVFVNDEDDNAEELDKAEYAGTFAQVPHKTKDKKGKSTISLRLTELYEDIDVADDDTIVVTLIPRSNGDDVTIGGIKIIPSPPRSG from the coding sequence ATGGCTTCCCTTCAATCTTTATGCACGGTGGTTGCTCCCAATCCCGGCCACCGCACTGCGACCTCTTCTAAGCCTTTCTCCGCCAAGCCATCCCATTTTCTCACTCATGCAAGTCGCCGCCACCGCTTTCAGGTCTCCTGCAAAGGTGTTGCAAACCAGGAACCTACAGCGGACGGAAAAGTTGACCGCAGGAACATGCTTCTTGGCTTGAGTGGTCTGTATGGCGCAGCCAACCTCGTCTCTGATCCACAGGCCTATGCAGCTCCTATAGAGGCGCCCGAGTTCAAGGCTTGTGGTGAGGCCCGCGACGTAGCCACCGGCGATCTTCTTGACGTCAACTGTTGCCCACTGCCGTCGGATAAGATCATAGACTATAAGCTTCCGCCGGTTAACAAGATGCGCATTAGGCCGGCCGCTCATAAAGTCACCAAAGAATACTTGGCCAAGTTTGAGGAAGCTATTAGGCGGATGAAAGCGCTCGACAAGGACGATCCAACCGATCCTCGCGGGTTCATGCAGCAAGCCAATATCCATTGTGCTTACTGCAACGGCGCCCACGATCAGGTTGGATACAAGAATCTCGACATTCAGGTGCACAATTCTTGGCTCTTCTTTCCCTTTCACAGGTGGTACTTGTATTTCTACGAGAGGATTCTTGGGAAATTGATTGATGACCCAACTTTTGTGTTGCCGTTTTGGAATTGGGACAACCCCAAGGGCATGCAAATGCCCAAGATCTTTGATAACACTGGGTCACCTCTCTATAATGCGAACCGCAACCAGGCCAACAGGCCCCCAGCTATCATCGATCTTGGCTTCTCGGGGGCTAGCGATGATCTGCAGAAAGTGGTGAACAACCTCACTGTGATGTACAGTGAAATGATTCGCAGCGTCAACTCCACTATAGATTTCATGGGGCAGCCTTATAGAGCTGGAAACTCACCCAGCCCGGGCATGGGCTCATCGGAGCGTGGCTCTCATGTGGCTGCCCACGTGTGGGTTGGAAACCCGAAGAATAAATACAGAGAAGACATGGGAAATTTCTACTCTGCCGGAAGGGACACGCTGTTCTATTGTCACCACGCTAATGTCGATAGGATGTGGTCGATATGGCGAACCCTGAAGACCGACGTTCCAAAGGACATTACAGATCCAGATTTCTTAAACGCTGCGTTCTTGTTCTACGACGAAAATAAGCAGCTCGTGCGTGTAAAAGTTGCCGACTGCCTAGACCACAGGAGAATGGGATACGACTTCGAAAGGGTGGATATTCCATGGTTGAACTACAAGCCACCGAGGAAGGCCGCCAAAGCAAAAGTTGAGACGATTTCGCAGGGTGCCCAGAAGCCAGAGGATCTCTTCCCTctcaatctgaaaaagatcaccAGGGTTTTGGTTCCCAAGTCCGCCAAGGGAAAAGCCGACGAGGTGCTGGTTCTTGAAAACATAGAAACAGACACGACCAAGTTCATAAAGTTCGATGTGTTCGTAAACGACGAAGATGATAATGCCGAAGAGCTGGACAAGGCTGAGTACGCAGGAACTTTCGCGCAGGTGCCGCACAAGACTAAGGATAAGAAGGGCAAGTCCACCATTAGTCTGAGATTGACGGAGTTGTATGAGGACATTGATGTAGCTGATGATGATACGATAGTGGTGACCCTCATTCCAAGATCCAATGGGGATGACGTGACCATTGGTGGTATCAAGATCATTCCATCGCCTCCCAGATCAGGGTGA
- the LOC105165519 gene encoding polyphenol oxidase I, chloroplastic, with protein MASLLLSCSSTPTTTTTPTFVTAPPGFLTHNAKRTRQFNLSCKARNGNDEQRESPGKEETFQGKFDRRNLLVGMGGLYGAANLVSADYSPAFASPISAPDLSKCTRGTNLNTQQPLDVNCCPPLSQKSIDYKLPPVTKMRFRPAAHLASQEYIAKYEKAVELMKALPEDDPRSFMQQANVHCAYCNLTYEQTGDPSLRLQIHNCWHFFPWHRWYLFFYERILGKLIDDPTFGLPFWNWDNPPGMVMPNMFVKKDSPLYNPRRNQDHLPPATTDLNYAGKPTTDPSKIIPNNLTEMYSEMVRNVSTLEDFYGAKYVTGTKPDPGPGTVERGSHTALHVWVGQATPSGEDMGNFYSAGREPLFFSHHANVDRLWSIWRGLRGSKPKDFPESDWLNANFLFYDENAQLVRVKVGDTLENQKMGYVWQEVDLPWLKNRPTARVKKSKVATTSTAPKATETVFPVKLDKVVKVLVDRPKKSRSKKDKEKEEELLVIDGIEVDTAKFVRFEVYINDEDDKADEIIDKAEYAGCYSQVPHKNSTKVTSKIRLGLTELLEDLDVEDDDKILVSLVPRAGGEDITIGGIKIIYAS; from the coding sequence ATGGCTTCCCTTCTACTTTCTTGCAGCTCCACCCCAACTACCACCACCACACCCACTTTCGTCACAGCCCCACCAGGTTTCTTAACCCATAATGCAAAACGAACCCGTCAATTTAATTTGTCGTGCAAGGCCAGAAATGGTAACGATGAGCAGAGAGAATCTCCCGGAAAAGAGGAAACGTTCCAGGGTAAATTCGACAGAAGAAATTTGCTTGTGGGCATGGGAGGCCTGTATGGTGCGGCAAATCTTGTTTCGGCTGATTATTCACCAGCATTTGCGAGTCCAATTTCAGCTCCTGATCTCTCCAAATGCACGAGAGGTACAAATCTCAACACGCAGCAGCCATTAGACGTGAATTGCTGCCCCCCGCTGTCGCAGAAAAGCATTGATTACAAGCTCCCGCCAGTCACAAAGATGCGCTTCCGCCCTGCCGCCCATCTGGCTAGCCAAGAGTATATAGCCAAATATGAGAAAGCGGTTGAGCTGATGAAGGCTCTTCCTGAAGACGACCCACGAAGTTTCATGCAACAAGCAAATGTCCATTGTGCGTATTGCAACCTCACGTATGAACAAACGGGGGACCCGTCCTTGAGACTTCAAATTCACAATTGCTGGCACTTTTTTCCTTGGCATAGATGGTACTTGTTTTTCTATGAGAGGATCTTGGGCAAATTGATAGATGACCCAACTTTCGGGCTGCCGTTCTGGAACTGGGATAATCCTCCCGGCATGGTCATGCCAAACATGTTCGTAAAAAAGGATTCTCCACTGTACAATCCGCGGCGTAACCAGGACCATCTGCCGCCGGCCACCACCGATCTCAACTACGCCGGCAAACCCACCACCGATCCCTCCAAGATAATCCCCAACAATCTCACTGAAATGTACAGCGAGATGGTTCGGAACGTCTCGACGTTGGAGGACTTCTACGGAGCAAAATACGTCACCGGAACTAAACCAGATCCAGGGCCAGGGACGGTGGAGCGCGGATCCCACACAGCGTTGCATGTGTGGGTTGGACAGGCCACGCCCAGCGGAGAGGACATGGGCAACTTCTACTCAGCCGGACGGGAGCCTCTTTTCTTCAGCCACCATGCGAATGTGGATAGGCTGTGGTCGATTTGGCGAGGCCTGAGGGGCTCGAAGCCGAAAGACTTCCCGGAGTCCGACTGGCTAAACGCAAATTTCCTGTTTTACGACGAGAACGCACAGCTCGTGCGCGTCAAGGTTGGCGACACGCTGGAAAACCAGAAAATGGGATATGTCTGGCAGGAGGTGGACCTTCCGTGGTTGAAGAACAGGCCGACGGCCCGCGTCAAGAAATCCAAGGTTGCCACGACTTCGACTGCCCCCAAGGCGACGGAGACTGTTTTCCCGGTGAAACTCGACAAGGTCGTTAAAGTGTTGGTCGACAGGCCTAAGAAATCCAGGAGCAAAAAggacaaggaaaaagaagaggaattGCTAGTGATCGACGGGATAGAGGTGGACACCGCAAAATTCGTGAGGTTCGAGGTTTACATTAACGACGAGGACGACAAGGCAGATGAAATAATCGACAAGGCGGAGTATGCGGGATGCTACTCTCAGGTGCCACACAAGAATTCGACAAAGGTAACGAGTAAAATCAGGTTGGGATTGACAGAGCTGCTGGAAGATTTGGATGTTGAAGATGATGACAAGATACTGGTCTCTTTGGTGCCAAGAGCCGGGGGCGAAGACATTACCATTGGTGGTATCAAAATCATCTATGCTTCCTGA
- the LOC105165520 gene encoding interactor of constitutive active ROPs 1-like — translation MPRSRVTEIAHRQSPRGPPNIRASSSDSDPLHVRPRAERSPKLAEGRPARGSQSDPLNQKKLGTRIADLESQLSLAQEELKSLKGQLVPTEAAKRAAQDQHEKKSKKQQKVPELLEIEEKHSTQIGTAILNKKERTTAYETSDDVQQETDVFEVPIEKVTMELKSEPELPADEDELNPKSVSLSSESPAMSEPVNPLSHELSLKNDEINMLKTNLGEKDKELEAFRQENEGLKSQLDEKSVKISSSQSEIDDLKLRLDKAGNELEESRISFVQINEKLEAAEKAKEELENEMKLLRIQTEQWRKAADAAASVLAGGVEMNGKRISQRCGSMDKHYANSFEPLGGYGSYVGSPGLNDDPDDVFGGEKRKGSGIRMLGDLWKKKGQK, via the exons ATGCCACGATCAAG AGTAACAGAAATAGCTCACCGGCAATCTCCTCGAGGCCCGCCTAATATCAGGGCGTCCAGCTCTGATTCTGATCCACTGCATGTTCGTCCCAGAGCTGAAAGAAGCCCAAAACTGGCTGAGGGTCGACCAGCACGAGGATCCCAATCTGATCCATTGAATCAAAAGAAACTTGGAACTCGCATTGCAGATCTGGAATCTCAACTCAGCCTAGCACAGGAGGAGCTCAAAAGTCTGAAGGGCCAATTAGTCCCAACTGAGGCTGCCAAAAGAGCAGCACAAGATCAACATgagaagaaatcaaagaaaCAGCAAAAGGTTCCTGAGCTGTTGGAAATTGAAGAGAAGCACTCTACCCAGATTGGGACCGCAATATTGAACAAGAAAGAGAGAACTACTGCTTATGAAACATCTGATGATGTGCAGCAGGAAACTGATGTGTTTGAAGTTCCTATCGAGAAAGTAACCATGGAGCTTAAGAGTGAGCCAGAACTGCCAGCAGATGAAGATGAACTTAATCCTAAATCCGTCAGCTTGTCGTCTGAATCACCGGCCATGTCGGAGCCAGTGAATCCATTATCTCACGAGTTGTCTTTGAAGAATGATGAGATAAACATGCTGAAGACCAATCTAGGTGAGAAGGACAAAGAACTGGAAGCTTTTCGTCAAGAAAATGAGGGTTTAAAGAGCCAGCTTGATGAAAAGTCGGTAAAGATATCATCGTCTCAATCCGAGATTGATGATCTGAAGTTGAGGTTGGATAAAGCTGGTAACGAGCTGGAAGAGAGTCGAATCAGTTTTGTCCAGATAAATGAAAAGTTAGAAGCTGCTGAAAAAGCAAAGGAGGAATTAGAAAATGAGATGAAACTGCTTCGTATACAAACTGAGCAATGGAGGAAAGCAGCAGATGCCGCAGCATCTGTTCTGGCTGGGGGAGTGGAGATGAACGGCAAGAGGATATCTCAGAGGTGTGGATCCATGGATAAACACTATGCCAATTCGTTCGAACCCCTTGGTGGATATGGCAGTTATGTAGGCTCTCCGGGACTGAATGATGACCCTGATGATGTTTTTGGAGGTGAAAAAAGGAAAGGTTCTGGTATCAGAATGCTGGGAGATCTTTGGAAAAAGAAGGGTCAGAAGTAA
- the LOC105165834 gene encoding aspartic proteinase CDR1-like — translation MAQTTATVICIFSMNLLLISSLPCVSSMSSSFRLKLIHRDSPLSPLYQPNLSDFQRFKRNVEISEARASYFQRWSEIYSEGNSMKPQNISLRLPLKFTEPIYTVELGLGTPFVQRTLVFDTGSGITWTQCKPCFQCFKQKEPLFDTRKSSSYKLMPVKNKLAMTFTCTVFGCAYYVGYTAAHVPYRVPGLVFGCGTFNKGPFGAKNAVSGILGMDKQPVSFARQLGGLIREQFSYCLTEKVSASYVKFGVEAKIRGRNAQSTPFLKHNQYAVHYGLNLVDISIGGQKLGLTQGTFSGGCVIDSGGSISLLETNAYSAVQDSLERYFSKFKNVRRLLGDGAPSGFLCYTQPKGFKRFPNLTFHFLGADFRVPSENLFLFRRNFFCLAMMASKNLTLLGAYQQRNVRIVYDLKDEMLSFAPEDCSRDAAA, via the exons ATGGCTCAAACTACGGCTACGGTGATCTGCATCTTCTCCATGAATCTTTTGTTAATCTCGTCGCTTCCATGTGTTTCTTCGATGTCAAGCAGTTTCAGGTTGAAGCTCATTCACAGGGATTCCCCACTCTCTCCTTTATACCAGCCAAACCTTTCTGATTTTCAACGGTTCAAGAGAAACGTTGAAATTTCTGAAGCTCGGGCTTCTTACTTTCAAAGATGGAGTGAAATATATAGTGAGGGAAATTCAATGAAGCCCCAAAACATCTCCTTGCGGCTTCCATTAAAATTCACCGAACCTATCTACACCGTTGAGCTAGGCCTTGGCACCCCTTTTGTACAAAGAACTTTGGTTTTCGACACAGGCAGTGGCATTACTTGGACACAATGCAAACCTTGTTTCCAATGTTTCAAACAAAAGGAGCCTCTTTTTGACACTAGAAAGTCGAGTTCCTACAAATTAATGCCTGTAAAGAACAAACTTGCCATGACCTTCACATGTACCGTGTTTGGATGTGCTTACTACGTTGGGTAT ACTGCGGCCCATGTTCCCTACAGAGTGCCTGGCCTGGTATTTGGCTGTGGAACATTTAACAAAGGCCCTTTCGGTGCTAAAAATGCAGTCAGCGGGATATTAGGAATGGATAAACAGCCCGTTTCTTTTGCTCGTCAGCTTGGAGGCCTGATCAGAGAACAATTTTCATATTGCCTAACCGAAAAAGTCTCAGCATCATATGTAAAATTTGGTGTAGAAGCAAAAATACGAGGACGGAATGCTCAGAGCACGCCGTTCTTGAAACACAATCAATATGCTGTACACTACGGATTGAACTTAGTCGATATCAGCATCGGTGGACAGAAGTTGGGACTCACACAAGGTACATTTTCAGGGGGCTGTGTTATCGATTCAGGTGGTTCAATTAGTCTTTTGGAAACAAATGCTTATTCTGCTGTACAAGATTCACTTGAGAGGTACTTTTCCAAGTTCAAGAATGTCAGGAGGCTTCTGGGAGACGGAGCCCCGTCAGGTTTTCTTTGCTACACACAGCCCAAAGGCTTCAAAAGATTTCCAAACCTGACATTTCATTTCCTGGGAGCTGATTTTCGTGTACCATCCGAGAACCTGTTCCTGTTTAGAAGGAATTTCTTTTGCCTGGCAATGATGGCCTCAAAAAACCTGACTCTTCTGGGGGCTTATCAGCAACGGAACGTGAGAATCGTGTACGATTTGAAGGATGAGATGCTTTCATTTGCACCTGAGGATTGCTCAAGAGATGCTGCTGCTTGA
- the LOC105165835 gene encoding aspartic proteinase CDR1-like, with translation MACVMLSLLYIISLSQGFSTEIIHRDSPNSPLFQSNLSTLKAFRRDIKTSRIRASNLISLSRKFGMENSAINLHANSLQLPLLLRSPLFTLDIGVGTPATKTTLVFDTAAPLTWTQCQPCVKCFKQDCPVFDPSKSVSFKRVRRNHTLARWFNCTVLECYYFVESRGGQSSDGIVSMDTFSFSGAKQQRLEDVVFGCGTYNHGPLGPQTTLTGLLGMGNFPTSLVGQFGNRAMHRFSYCLPELRSSRPRNSILSVGQEAVISGKNVQTTPFLKHPQGRKLVQDSYRLNLTGISVAGTTLEIPKGSLDGGCILDTGAPFSIIEEQAYEVVINAFSSYFAQFRNVKKITDRKYPKNLCYKYPRGFRNFPSMVLHFEEANLEINGTSLFMFGRNFFMANFICLQLLGEPKTNILGVYQQQNIRLLYDLGNDKLSFARDSC, from the coding sequence ATGGCTTGCGTTATGCTTAGTCTCTTGTACATCATTTCACTCTCACAGGGTTTTAGCACTGAAATTATCCATAGAGACTCTCCAAACTCCCCTCTATTTCAGTCAAATCTTTCTACGCTGAAAGCCTTCAGGAGAGACATTAAGACCTCAAGAATCCGAGCTTCCAACTTAATATCACTCTCGAGAAAATTTGGGATGGAGAATTCAGCTATTAATCTCCATGCAAACAGCCTCCAGCTTCCGCTACTTCTGCGCTCGCCGTTGTTCACCCTGGATATAGGTGTCGGCACACCTGCTACTAAAACAACGCTCGTCTTCGACACCGCTGCTCCGCTCACATGGACGCAATGCCAGCCATGCGTAAAGTGTTTCAAGCAGGATTGTCCTGTTTTTGACCCGAGTAAATCCGTCTCCTTCAAAAGAGTGCGAAGAAACCACACCCTGGCGCGCTGGTTCAACTGCACTGTTCTTGAGTGCTACTATTTCGTAGAGAGCCGTGGTGGACAATCATCTGACGGGATCGTCTCGATGGATACCTTTTCCTTCTCGGGAGCCAAGCAACAGCGCCTGGAAGACGTTGTTTTTGGTTGCGGGACTTATAATCATGGCCCTCTCGGCCCTCAAACCACACTCACCGGGCTACTAGGCATGGGAAATTTCCCTACCTCTCTGGTTGGGCAATTTGGCAACCGGGCCATGCACCGTTTCTCCTACTGCCTGCCAGAACTGAGATCATCCAGGCCACGGAATTCAATTCTCAGTGTCGGCCAAGAAGCTGTTATAAGCGGCAAAAATGTCCAAACAACGCCATTTCTGAAACACCCACAAGGTAGAAAATTGGTTCAGGATAGTTACAGATTGAACTTGACTGGCATCAGTGTTGCAGGGACAACACTGGAAATACCAAAGGGTTCGTTGGATGGAGGCTGCATTCTTGACACCGGTGCTCCTTTCAGTATAATAGAAGAACAGGCTTATGAAGTTGTCATCAACGCATTTTCAAGCTATTTTGCTCAGTTCAGAAACGTCAAGAAGATCACAGACCGAAAGTATCCGAAAAATCTATGCTATAAGTATCCAAGAGGTTTCAGAAATTTTCCAAGCATGGTACTGCATTTTGAGGAAGCCAACCTGGAAATTAACGGAACAAGCCTGTTCATGTTCGGGAGAAATTTCTTTATGGCgaatttcatttgtttacaGTTGTTGGGAGAACCGAAGACAAACATTCTAGGAGTCTATCAACAGCAGAATATTAGGCTTTTGTATGATTTAGGCAATGATAAGCTGTCGTTTGCTAGAGATAGCTGCTAG